The proteins below come from a single Zea mays cultivar B73 chromosome 8, Zm-B73-REFERENCE-NAM-5.0, whole genome shotgun sequence genomic window:
- the LOC100285223 gene encoding protein phosphatase 2C ABI1, with amino-acid sequence MNSSEASTQDRVAPALEATEKILAAVARLPGRRMLELRRLGRAAPSAGAETEAAKRGRSVSDDTSAGSSRESSAKVAPEPEPQGGGAPAVAPGWPRPVSHGAMSVIGRRREMEDAVAVAAPFPAGVEFFAVYDGHGGSRVADACRERLHVVLAEEVAARLHLVRNGGEDEEGDGARWREAMEACFARVDGEVAVVESESNNVGHAVTVGSTAVVVVVGPRHIVVANCGDSRAVLSRGGVPVPLSSDHKPDRPDELERVESAGGRVINWMGYRVLGVLATSRSIGDYYMKPFISAEPEVTVTERTHRDEFIILASDGLWDVMSNEVACRVAKSCLCGRAASKCPDTIHGSSASDAAAVLVEFAMSRGSTDNISVVVVELKRLKRWKGGSRQNGRT; translated from the exons ATGAACAGTAGTGAGGCTAGCACGCAAGACCGTGTTGCGCCCGCGCTCGAGGCTACGGAGAAGATACTGGCCGCCGTGGCGCGGCTGCCGGGACGTCGGATGCTGGAGCTAAGGCGGCTGGGACGCGCTGCGCCCTCCGCGGGTGCGGAGACCGAGGCGGCGAAGCGGGGCCGCTCTGTGTCGGACGACACCTCCGCGGGCTCGTCCCGCGAGTCGTCTGCGAAGGtggcgcccgagcccgagccgcAGGGTGGTGGGGCTCCTGCGGTGGCACCGGGGTGGCCCAGGCCCGTGTCGCACGGCGCGATGTCGGTGATCGGGCGGCGCCGGGAGATGGAGGACGCGGTCGCCGTCGCCGCGCCGTTCCCGGCGGGGGTGGAGTTCTTCGCGGTGTACGACGGGCACGGCGGGTCGCGGGTGGCGGACGCGTGCCGGGAGCGGCTGCACGTGGTGCTCGCGGAGGAGGTGGCGGCGCGTCTGCACCTTGTTAggaacggcggcgaggacgaggagggggacggGGCGCGCTGGAGGGAGGCCATGGAGGCCTGCTTCGCGCGCGTGGACGGCGAGGTGGCCGTCGTGGAGAGCGAGTCGAACAACGTCGGCCACGCGGTGACGGTGGGCTCCACCGCCGTCGTGGTGGTCGTGGGGCCCCGCCACATCGTGGTCGCCAACTGCGGCGACTCCCGCGCCGTGCTGTCCCGCGGCGGTGTCCCCGTGCCGCTTTCCTCCGACCACAAG CCAGATCGGCCTGATGAGTTGGAAAGGGTAGAATCAGCCGGTGGCAGGGTCATTAACTGGATGGGGTACCGTGTCCTTGGTGTGCTTGCGACGTCAAGGTCAATTG GTGACTATTACATGAAGCCATTCATATCAGCGGAACCAGAGGTGACTGTCACAGAGCGCACGCACAGGGACGAGTTCATCATCCTGGCGAGCGACGGGCTGTGGGACGTCATGTCCAACGAGGTGGCCTGCAGGGTCGCGAAGAGCTGTCTGTGCGGGCGCGCGGCTTCCAAGTGCCCTGACACCATCCACGGGAGCTCGGCCAGCGATGCCGCCGCGGTGCTGGTGGAGTTCGCCATGTCGCGGGGCAGCACTGACAACATCAGCGTCGTGGTGGTGGAGCTGAAACGTCTCAAGAGGTGGAAGGGTGGTAGTAGACAGAACGGTCGGACGTAG